One Chroicocephalus ridibundus chromosome 21, bChrRid1.1, whole genome shotgun sequence DNA segment encodes these proteins:
- the POGZ gene encoding pogo transposable element with ZNF domain isoform X6 produces the protein MMADTDLFMECEEEELEPWQKISDVIEDSVVEDYNSVDKTATAGNPLVQQSGQPLILTQNPASGLGTMVTQPVLRPVQIMQNANHVTNSPVTSQPIFITTQGFPVRNVRPVQNTMNQVGIVLNVQQGQTVRPITLVPAPGTQFVKPTVGVPQVFSQMAQVRPGTTMPVRPTTNTFTTVIPATLTIRSTVPQSQAQQQSKSTPSTSTTPTATQPTPLGQLTVQQPGQSSQATNPKLVSIASFVTVKRPGVTGENSNEVAKLVNTLNTIPSLGQSPGPLVVSNSSPVHGSQRSSVSESSSSSSSLKVSSSPIPTFDLQDGGRKVCPRCDAQFRVTEALRGHMCYCCPEMVEFLKKRKSLESEPNIQSAKPPSPEKTTAVASPPSSTPIPALSPPAKAPEPSENVVDSSQSKLIMLVDDFYYGRDGGKVSQLLNFPKVPTSFRCPHCTKRLKNNIRFMNHMKHHVELDQQNGEVDVHTICQHCYRQFSTPFQLQCHLENVHSPYESTTKCKICEWAFESEPMFLQHMKDTHKPGEMPYVCQVCQYRSSLYSEVDSHFRMIHEDTRHLLCPYCLKVFKNGNAFQQHFMRHQKKSVYHCNKCRLQFIFAKDKIEHKLQHHKTFRKPKQLEGLKPGTKVTIRASRGQPRTVPISSNDMPQGPGQETAPLSSSTDPQPIFLYPPVQRNVQKRAVKKMSVLGRQTCLECSFEIPDFPNHFPTYVHCSLCRYSTCCSRAYANHMINNHVPRKSPKYLALFKNYTACGVKLSCSSCLFVTSEGDAMAKHLVFNPSHEFSNIIFRGPTWISHSRHVQPQDKSVKNTCPAYSPAKAATVKTKSVLPAKDDLEPELAPAAYGRPLVCQEEECLNIDAQEDEQPTKEPEPASKKEQLSVKKLRVVLFALCCNTEQAAEHFRNPQRRIKRWLRRFQAFQEENLASLSEGKYLSLEAEEKLAEWVLTQREQQLPVNEETLFQKATKIGRSLEGGFKISYEWAVRFMLRHNLSTHTRRAVAHPLPKDVEDNASCFIEFVQRQIHTQDLPLSMIAAIDEISLFLDVEVLSSDDRKENALQTVGTGEPWCDVVLTILADGSVLPTLVFYRGHVQQPANVPESIMLEAKENGYSDDEVMELWSSRVWQKHTRCQNSKGMLVLDCHRTHLSEEVLSLLSASSTLPAVVPAGCSSKIQPLDVCIKRTVKNFLHKKWKEQAKEMADSTCDSDILLQLVLCWLAEVLEVIGDSPELVQQSFLVASVLPGPDGTANSPRRNADMQEELIASLEEQLKLSEGQREAAAAEAQDRREAEEAADPEILHQLFEGESETESFYGFEDADLDLMEI, from the exons ATTCAGTTGATAAAACTGCTACAG ctggCAATCCTCTCGTTCAGCAGAGTGGCCAGCCACTAATCCTCACCCAGAACCCAGCCTCGGGTCTGGGCACGATGGTGACTCAGCCAGTGTTACGACCTGTACAGATCATGCAGAACGCCAATCACGTCACCAATTCTCCAGTGACCAGCCAGCCCATCTTCATAACGACCCAG GGATTTCCCGTGAGGAACGTGCGGCCTGTACAAAACACAATGAACCAAGTTGGAATTGTTCTCAACGTACAGCAAGGTCAGACAGTTAGACCCATCACCCTCGTCCCAG CCCCAGGTACCCAGTTTGTTAAACCAACGGTCGGAGTTCCTCAGGTGTTCTCTCAAATGGCCCAGGTGAGACCAGGTACAACCATGCCGGTCCGACCCACCACCAACACTTTCACTACGGTCATTCCGGCCACGCTCACCATCAGGAGCACTGTGCCACAGTCCCAGGCGCAGCAGCAAAGTAAGTCCACTCCCAGCACCTCCACAACTCCTACTGCAACGCAGCCAACACCACTTGGACAGTTAACTGTGCAGCAGCCAGGGCAGTCCAGTCAAGCTACTAACCCCAAATTAG TGAGTATTGCGAGCTTTGTGACTGTAAAGAGGCCTGGAGTGACTGGGGAGAACAGCAATGAGGTTGCTAAGCTAGTGAATACCCTGAACACCATTCCTTCGTTAGGACAGAGCCCTGGCCCGCTGGTGGTTTCCAACAGCAGCCCTGTGCACGGTTCCCAGAGATCCAGCGTTTCAGAGTCGTCGTCGTCATCGTCGTCATTAAAAG tcagttcatctcCTATTCCCACATTCGACTTGCAAGATGGTGGCAGGAAGGTCTGCCCAAGGTGTGATGCTCAGTTTCGAGTCACCGAAGCTTTAAGAGGACACATGTGT tactGCTGCCCTGAAATGGTTGAAttcctcaagaaaagaaaatctctagAATCTGAACCAAATATTCAATCTGCAAAGCCTCCGTCTCCAGAAAAAACTACAGCTGTTGCTTCACCACCCTCTTCTACTCCtatccctgccctgtccccgccTGCTAAAGCTCCAGAGCCAAGTGAAAACGTAGTTGACTCGTCCCAAAGTAAGCTCATTATGTTGGTAGATGATTTCTACTACGGCAGAGATGGTGGCAAAGTGAGCCAGCTCCTGAACTTCCCCAAGGTTCCAACTTCCTTCAGGTGTCCACACTGCACCAAGAGGCTAAAGAACAACATACG GTTTATGAACCACATGAAGCACCACGTTGAACTGGACCAGCAGAACGGGGAGGTGGATGTCCACACCATCTGCCAGCATTGTTACAGACAGTTCTCCACTCCGTTTCAGCTGCAGTGTCACTTAGAGAACGTCCACAGTCCCTATGAGTCAACAA caaAGTGCAAGATTTGCGAGTGGGCGTTTGAGAGCGAGCCGATGTTCCTACAGCACATGAAGGACACTCACAAGCCTGGGGAGATGCCCTACGTTTGTCAG GTCTGCCAGTATCGTTCATCACTCTATTCTGAAGTGGATAGCCATTTCCGAATGATCCACGAAGACACGCGGCACCTGCTCTGCCCTTACTGTCTCAAGGTCTTTAAGAACGGCAATGCCTTCCAGCAGCACTTCATGAGGCATCAG AAGAAGAGTGTTTATCACTGCAACAAGTGTAGACTCCAGTTCATATTTGCCAAGGATAAAATTGAACACAAGCTGCAGCACCACAAAACTTTCCGAAAGCCCAAACAATTAGAAGGATTGAAACCTGGAACCAAG GTTACGATCAGGGCATCCAGAGGACAGCCGCGCACAGTGCCAATATCGTCCAACGACATGCCGCAGGGCCCTGGGCAGGAAACCGCTCCGCTGTCGTCTTCTACCGATCCCCAGCCCATCTTCCTGTACCCGCCTGTCCAGAGGAACGTCCAGAAGAGAGCGGTCAAAAAAAT GAGCGTCCTGGGGAGACAGACCTGCCTGGAGTGCAGCTTCGAAATCCCCGACTTCCCGAACCACTTCCCCACCTACGTGCACTGCTCGCTGTGTCGCTACAGCACCTGCTGCTCCAGAGCTTACGCCAACCACATGATCAA caaCCATGTTCCTCGGAAGAGTCCAAAATACTTGGCTTTGTTTAAAAACTACACTGCCTG CGGTGTGAAGCTGTCGTGTTCCTCCTGTCTCTTTGTAACATCTGAGGGTGATGCGATGGCCAAACATCTGGTTTTCAATCCATCACACGAGTTTAGTAACATTATTTTCCGAG gGCCTACTTGGATATCGCATTCCAG GCACGTTCAGCCCCAGGACAAAAGCGTGAAGAACACGTGCCCTGCCTATTCCCCGGCTAAAGCTGCTACTGTGAAAACAAAGTCTGTGTTACCCGCGAAGGACGACCTGGAGCCCGAGCTGGCACCGGCAGCCTACGGCCGGCCTCTGGTCTGCCAGGAGGAAGAGTGCTTAAATATTGATGCTCAAGAAGACGAGCAGCCGACAAAGGAGCCCGAGCCCGCGAGCAAAAAGGAGCAGCTGTCGGTAAAGAAGCTGCGAGTTGTACTGTTTGCCTTGTGCTGCAACACGGAGCAGGCTGCGGAGCACTTCCGAAACCCTCAGAGGCGGATCAAGCGCTGGCTACGCAGGTTTCAAGCTTTCCAAGAAGAGAACTTGGCGTCCCTGTCGGAGGGCAAGTACCTCAGCTTAGAGGCTGAAGAGAAGCTGGCGGAATGGGTCCTCACGCAGagggagcagcagctgcctgtcAACGAGGAGACTCTCTTCCAGAAAGCCACCAAGATCGGCCGCTCCCTCGAAGGTGGCTTCAAGATCTCCTACGAGTGGGCGGTGAGGTTCATGCTGCGGCACAACCTCAGCACGCACACGCGAAGGGCCGTGGCTCACCCTCTCCCCAAAGACGTGGAGGACAACGCCAGTTGCTTCATCGAGTTCGTGCAGCGGCAAATCCACACTCAAGACCTGCCCCTCTCCATGATCGCCGCCATCGATGAGATCTCCCTCTTCCTCGACGTGGAGGTGCTGAGCAGCGATGACCGGAAGGAGAACGCTCTGCAGACGGTGGGGACCGGGGAGCCCTGGTGCGACGTTGTCCTCACCATCCTCGCCGACGGAAGCGTTCTCCCAACGCTGGTCTTCTACCGGGGTCACGTACAGCAGCCCGCCAACGTGCCGGAATCCATCATGTTGGAAGCAAAGGAGAACGGATACAGCGACGACGAAGTCATGGAGCTGTGGTCGTCCCGAGTGTGGCAGAAGCACACGCGGTGCCAGAACAGCAAGGGCATGCTCGTGCTGGACTGTCACCGAACGCACCTCTCCGAGGAGGTACTGTCCTTGCTGAGCGCCTCCAGCACCCTGCCGGCTGTCGTCCCCGCTGGCTGCAGCTCCAAAATCCAACCCCTGGATGTTTGTATAAAAAGGACTGTGAAAAATTTCTTGCATAAAAAGTGGAAAGAGCAAGCCAAGGAGATGGCGGACTCCACGTGCGACTCGGACATTCTCCTCCAGCTGGTTCTGTGCTGGCTGGCGGAGGTGCTGGAGGTCATTGGTGACTCTCCCGAACTGGTGCAGCAGTCCTTCCTGGTGGCCAGCGTCCTGCCCGGCCCCGACGGCACCGCCAACTCGCCCCGGCGCAACGCCGACATGCAGGAGGAGCTGATCGCCtcgctggaggagcagctgaagctgagcgaggggcagcgggaggcggcggcggccgaggccCAGGACCGGAGGGAGGCCGAGGAGGCCGCGGACCCCGAGATCCTCCATCAGCTCTTCGAAGGGGAAAGCGAGACTGAGTCCTTCTATGGCTTTGAAGACGCCGATTTGGATCTGATGGAAATCTGA
- the POGZ gene encoding pogo transposable element with ZNF domain isoform X4, with protein sequence MVKRSNEQCRKGKWGALLQRSRECSFELMDTNYGSNCRKPRCFFSLKEFIRVGRIPCQGKLGSRAGAEGGLGRGCSHVWARSFPSFKLGHSISVMMADTDLFMECEEEELEPWQKISDVIEDSVVEDYNSVDKTATAGNPLVQQSGQPLILTQNPASGLGTMVTQPVLRPVQIMQNANHVTNSPVTSQPIFITTQGFPVRNVRPVQNTMNQVGIVLNVQQGQTVRPITLVPAPGTQFVKPTVGVPQVFSQMAQVRPGTTMPVRPTTNTFTTVIPATLTIRSTVPQSQAQQQMSIASFVTVKRPGVTGENSNEVAKLVNTLNTIPSLGQSPGPLVVSNSSPVHGSQRSSVSESSSSSSSLKVSSSPIPTFDLQDGGRKVCPRCDAQFRVTEALRGHMCYCCPEMVEFLKKRKSLESEPNIQSAKPPSPEKTTAVASPPSSTPIPALSPPAKAPEPSENVVDSSQSKLIMLVDDFYYGRDGGKVSQLLNFPKVPTSFRCPHCTKRLKNNIRFMNHMKHHVELDQQNGEVDVHTICQHCYRQFSTPFQLQCHLENVHSPYESTTKCKICEWAFESEPMFLQHMKDTHKPGEMPYVCQVCQYRSSLYSEVDSHFRMIHEDTRHLLCPYCLKVFKNGNAFQQHFMRHQKKSVYHCNKCRLQFIFAKDKIEHKLQHHKTFRKPKQLEGLKPGTKVTIRASRGQPRTVPISSNDMPQGPGQETAPLSSSTDPQPIFLYPPVQRNVQKRAVKKMSVLGRQTCLECSFEIPDFPNHFPTYVHCSLCRYSTCCSRAYANHMINNHVPRKSPKYLALFKNYTACGVKLSCSSCLFVTSEGDAMAKHLVFNPSHEFSNIIFRGPTWISHSRHVQPQDKSVKNTCPAYSPAKAATVKTKSVLPAKDDLEPELAPAAYGRPLVCQEEECLNIDAQEDEQPTKEPEPASKKEQLSVKKLRVVLFALCCNTEQAAEHFRNPQRRIKRWLRRFQAFQEENLASLSEGKYLSLEAEEKLAEWVLTQREQQLPVNEETLFQKATKIGRSLEGGFKISYEWAVRFMLRHNLSTHTRRAVAHPLPKDVEDNASCFIEFVQRQIHTQDLPLSMIAAIDEISLFLDVEVLSSDDRKENALQTVGTGEPWCDVVLTILADGSVLPTLVFYRGHVQQPANVPESIMLEAKENGYSDDEVMELWSSRVWQKHTRCQNSKGMLVLDCHRTHLSEEVLSLLSASSTLPAVVPAGCSSKIQPLDVCIKRTVKNFLHKKWKEQAKEMADSTCDSDILLQLVLCWLAEVLEVIGDSPELVQQSFLVASVLPGPDGTANSPRRNADMQEELIASLEEQLKLSEGQREAAAAEAQDRREAEEAADPEILHQLFEGESETESFYGFEDADLDLMEI encoded by the exons ATTCAGTTGATAAAACTGCTACAG ctggCAATCCTCTCGTTCAGCAGAGTGGCCAGCCACTAATCCTCACCCAGAACCCAGCCTCGGGTCTGGGCACGATGGTGACTCAGCCAGTGTTACGACCTGTACAGATCATGCAGAACGCCAATCACGTCACCAATTCTCCAGTGACCAGCCAGCCCATCTTCATAACGACCCAG GGATTTCCCGTGAGGAACGTGCGGCCTGTACAAAACACAATGAACCAAGTTGGAATTGTTCTCAACGTACAGCAAGGTCAGACAGTTAGACCCATCACCCTCGTCCCAG CCCCAGGTACCCAGTTTGTTAAACCAACGGTCGGAGTTCCTCAGGTGTTCTCTCAAATGGCCCAGGTGAGACCAGGTACAACCATGCCGGTCCGACCCACCACCAACACTTTCACTACGGTCATTCCGGCCACGCTCACCATCAGGAGCACTGTGCCACAGTCCCAGGCGCAGCAGCAAA TGAGTATTGCGAGCTTTGTGACTGTAAAGAGGCCTGGAGTGACTGGGGAGAACAGCAATGAGGTTGCTAAGCTAGTGAATACCCTGAACACCATTCCTTCGTTAGGACAGAGCCCTGGCCCGCTGGTGGTTTCCAACAGCAGCCCTGTGCACGGTTCCCAGAGATCCAGCGTTTCAGAGTCGTCGTCGTCATCGTCGTCATTAAAAG tcagttcatctcCTATTCCCACATTCGACTTGCAAGATGGTGGCAGGAAGGTCTGCCCAAGGTGTGATGCTCAGTTTCGAGTCACCGAAGCTTTAAGAGGACACATGTGT tactGCTGCCCTGAAATGGTTGAAttcctcaagaaaagaaaatctctagAATCTGAACCAAATATTCAATCTGCAAAGCCTCCGTCTCCAGAAAAAACTACAGCTGTTGCTTCACCACCCTCTTCTACTCCtatccctgccctgtccccgccTGCTAAAGCTCCAGAGCCAAGTGAAAACGTAGTTGACTCGTCCCAAAGTAAGCTCATTATGTTGGTAGATGATTTCTACTACGGCAGAGATGGTGGCAAAGTGAGCCAGCTCCTGAACTTCCCCAAGGTTCCAACTTCCTTCAGGTGTCCACACTGCACCAAGAGGCTAAAGAACAACATACG GTTTATGAACCACATGAAGCACCACGTTGAACTGGACCAGCAGAACGGGGAGGTGGATGTCCACACCATCTGCCAGCATTGTTACAGACAGTTCTCCACTCCGTTTCAGCTGCAGTGTCACTTAGAGAACGTCCACAGTCCCTATGAGTCAACAA caaAGTGCAAGATTTGCGAGTGGGCGTTTGAGAGCGAGCCGATGTTCCTACAGCACATGAAGGACACTCACAAGCCTGGGGAGATGCCCTACGTTTGTCAG GTCTGCCAGTATCGTTCATCACTCTATTCTGAAGTGGATAGCCATTTCCGAATGATCCACGAAGACACGCGGCACCTGCTCTGCCCTTACTGTCTCAAGGTCTTTAAGAACGGCAATGCCTTCCAGCAGCACTTCATGAGGCATCAG AAGAAGAGTGTTTATCACTGCAACAAGTGTAGACTCCAGTTCATATTTGCCAAGGATAAAATTGAACACAAGCTGCAGCACCACAAAACTTTCCGAAAGCCCAAACAATTAGAAGGATTGAAACCTGGAACCAAG GTTACGATCAGGGCATCCAGAGGACAGCCGCGCACAGTGCCAATATCGTCCAACGACATGCCGCAGGGCCCTGGGCAGGAAACCGCTCCGCTGTCGTCTTCTACCGATCCCCAGCCCATCTTCCTGTACCCGCCTGTCCAGAGGAACGTCCAGAAGAGAGCGGTCAAAAAAAT GAGCGTCCTGGGGAGACAGACCTGCCTGGAGTGCAGCTTCGAAATCCCCGACTTCCCGAACCACTTCCCCACCTACGTGCACTGCTCGCTGTGTCGCTACAGCACCTGCTGCTCCAGAGCTTACGCCAACCACATGATCAA caaCCATGTTCCTCGGAAGAGTCCAAAATACTTGGCTTTGTTTAAAAACTACACTGCCTG CGGTGTGAAGCTGTCGTGTTCCTCCTGTCTCTTTGTAACATCTGAGGGTGATGCGATGGCCAAACATCTGGTTTTCAATCCATCACACGAGTTTAGTAACATTATTTTCCGAG gGCCTACTTGGATATCGCATTCCAG GCACGTTCAGCCCCAGGACAAAAGCGTGAAGAACACGTGCCCTGCCTATTCCCCGGCTAAAGCTGCTACTGTGAAAACAAAGTCTGTGTTACCCGCGAAGGACGACCTGGAGCCCGAGCTGGCACCGGCAGCCTACGGCCGGCCTCTGGTCTGCCAGGAGGAAGAGTGCTTAAATATTGATGCTCAAGAAGACGAGCAGCCGACAAAGGAGCCCGAGCCCGCGAGCAAAAAGGAGCAGCTGTCGGTAAAGAAGCTGCGAGTTGTACTGTTTGCCTTGTGCTGCAACACGGAGCAGGCTGCGGAGCACTTCCGAAACCCTCAGAGGCGGATCAAGCGCTGGCTACGCAGGTTTCAAGCTTTCCAAGAAGAGAACTTGGCGTCCCTGTCGGAGGGCAAGTACCTCAGCTTAGAGGCTGAAGAGAAGCTGGCGGAATGGGTCCTCACGCAGagggagcagcagctgcctgtcAACGAGGAGACTCTCTTCCAGAAAGCCACCAAGATCGGCCGCTCCCTCGAAGGTGGCTTCAAGATCTCCTACGAGTGGGCGGTGAGGTTCATGCTGCGGCACAACCTCAGCACGCACACGCGAAGGGCCGTGGCTCACCCTCTCCCCAAAGACGTGGAGGACAACGCCAGTTGCTTCATCGAGTTCGTGCAGCGGCAAATCCACACTCAAGACCTGCCCCTCTCCATGATCGCCGCCATCGATGAGATCTCCCTCTTCCTCGACGTGGAGGTGCTGAGCAGCGATGACCGGAAGGAGAACGCTCTGCAGACGGTGGGGACCGGGGAGCCCTGGTGCGACGTTGTCCTCACCATCCTCGCCGACGGAAGCGTTCTCCCAACGCTGGTCTTCTACCGGGGTCACGTACAGCAGCCCGCCAACGTGCCGGAATCCATCATGTTGGAAGCAAAGGAGAACGGATACAGCGACGACGAAGTCATGGAGCTGTGGTCGTCCCGAGTGTGGCAGAAGCACACGCGGTGCCAGAACAGCAAGGGCATGCTCGTGCTGGACTGTCACCGAACGCACCTCTCCGAGGAGGTACTGTCCTTGCTGAGCGCCTCCAGCACCCTGCCGGCTGTCGTCCCCGCTGGCTGCAGCTCCAAAATCCAACCCCTGGATGTTTGTATAAAAAGGACTGTGAAAAATTTCTTGCATAAAAAGTGGAAAGAGCAAGCCAAGGAGATGGCGGACTCCACGTGCGACTCGGACATTCTCCTCCAGCTGGTTCTGTGCTGGCTGGCGGAGGTGCTGGAGGTCATTGGTGACTCTCCCGAACTGGTGCAGCAGTCCTTCCTGGTGGCCAGCGTCCTGCCCGGCCCCGACGGCACCGCCAACTCGCCCCGGCGCAACGCCGACATGCAGGAGGAGCTGATCGCCtcgctggaggagcagctgaagctgagcgaggggcagcgggaggcggcggcggccgaggccCAGGACCGGAGGGAGGCCGAGGAGGCCGCGGACCCCGAGATCCTCCATCAGCTCTTCGAAGGGGAAAGCGAGACTGAGTCCTTCTATGGCTTTGAAGACGCCGATTTGGATCTGATGGAAATCTGA